The Malus domestica chromosome 06, GDT2T_hap1 genome has a segment encoding these proteins:
- the LOC103409874 gene encoding uncharacterized protein yields the protein MKFRHAMVCSLNQNRSMEAHSLLKRQGFYVASYGTRAHVKLLGPSLRGPNIYDFGTPYKQMFDDLRRKDPELYKRNGILPMLKRNSGVKLAPQRWQDNAADSSFDVVVTFEEKFLTWLLKVDLNNRDHVLRKCVLIINLEVKDNHEEAAVGARLAFDLCQEIEAAESWEEAIDDIVSGFEKQQRQKLMYSISFY from the exons ATGAAGTTCCGGCACGCCATGGTGTGTTCGTTGAACCAGAACCGGAGCATGGAGGCTCACTCACTCCTCAAGCGACAAGGCTTCTACGTCGCTTCGTACGGCACCAGAGCCCATGTCAAGCTCCTTGGTCCCTCCCTCAGAGGACCCAACATCTACGACTTTGGCACTCCTTACAAGCAGATGTTCGACGATCTCCGGCGAAAAGACCCCGAACT GTACAAGCGTAATGGTATCTTGCCTATGCTTAAAAGAAACTCGGGAGTCAAACTGGCACCTCAGCGGTGGCAGGACAATGCTGCCGACAGTTCCTTTGATGTGGTGGTAACATTCGAAGAAAAGTTTTTGACATGGCTGTTGAAGGTTG ATCTCAACAACCGGGACCATGTTCTTAGGAAGTGTGTACTGATAATCAACTTGGAGGTAAAAGATAACCACGAGGAGGCGGCTGTAGGAGCTCGTCTTGCTTTCGATCTTTGCCAGGAG ATTGAAGCAGCTGAATCGTGGGAGGAAGCAATTGATGACATTGTGTCCGGTTTTGAGAAGCAGCAACGGCAGAAGTTAATGTATAGCATCTCATTTTATTGA
- the LOC103438257 gene encoding extra-large guanine nucleotide-binding protein 3-like isoform X2, with the protein MASEPEDEKSWEGLLRKMLPAGAPLPDEEHLDYSIAIEYEGPPLPYDLPEVDPVNIDSLNLHSSSVAAGSVEAPSSIPVASPVGQKVSRFNRARNGGVVKETSRTVSFPTPRTQPELRNSREGSEFEGAEEGFISELPVQDSNLEQKPIGGATGGKRAAVVTFNEPRDLENEDDPENDNDGGRSSSPQSSAATEQVGSPVAWASSPGRRSSKRGICSRCGKGNRLKEREWCLVCDAKYCSNCLLKAMGSMPEGRKCVSCIGQPIDESKRSSLGKCSRILSRVCSPLEIGQIMRAEKECPANQLRPEQLVVNGRQLREEELAEILGCELPPQKLKPGRYWYDKDSGLWGKEGEKPGRIISSKLNVGGKLRSDASNGNTKVFMNGREITKIERRMLKLANVQCPPDTHFWVYDDGSYEEEGQNNIKGNIWGKASTRFICSLFSLPVPSGNQSGAKEDPTTPSSRSVPEYLEQGRVQKLLLFGLEGSGTSTIFKQAKLLYGNKFTSEELQNIRLMIQSNMYKYLSILLEGRERFEEEALTENRISLSAAHDSPSVDESEQCIYAINQRFKHFSDWLLDIMATGDLDAFFPAATREYAPIVYEVWRDPAIQETYKRREELHCFPEVAKYFLDRAIEISSNEYEPSEKDILYAEGVTQSNGLASMEFSFDDRSAMSELYNETYEYPLALTKYQLIRINSKGLSEGFKWLEMFEDMRAVIFCVALSDYDQMWADGNGLLHNKMLASRDLFESLVRHPCFRDTAFVLFLNKYDAFEGKINQVPLSACEWLRDFSPVKPHGNNQSMAQQAYYYVAVKFKELYSSITGEKLFVAQTRAWEGASVDEAFKYVREVLKWDEEKNDNFFAINGDDSFYSTEMSSPPVRQE; encoded by the exons ATGGCTTCCGAACCGGAGGACGAGAAGAGCTGGGAGGGCCTCCTCAGAAAGATGCTGCCTGCCGGCGCACCATTGCCCGACGAAGAGCACCTCGATTACTCCATCGCCATCGAGTACGAAGGTCCCCCGCTGCCCTACGACCTCCCTGAGGTTGATCCCGTTAACATCGACTCTCTCAATCTTCACTCTTCTTCCGTGGCCGCCGGTTCGGTTGAAGCCCCGTCTTCGATTCCGGTGGCTTCCCCGGTTGGTCAGAAGGTCTCGCGGTTCAATCGGGCGAGGAACGGCGGCGTTGTGAAGGAGACAAGTAGAACGGTGTCGTTTCCGACTCCGAGGACGCAACCGGAGCTGCGGAACAGCAGGGAAGGATCGGAATTTGAAGGAGCGGAGGAAGGTTTCATCTCTGAGTTGCCGGTTCAAGACTCGAACTTGGAGCAAAAACCGATCGGCGGCGCCACCGGAGGAAAGAGGGCGGCTGTCGTGACTTTCAATGAACCAAGAGATTTGGAGAACGAGGACGACCCCGAAAACGATAACGACGGCGGTAGGTCGTCGTCGCCGCAATCGAGCGCCGCCACCGAACAGGTGGGGTCGCCGGTTGCATGGGCCTCTTCGCCCGGGAGGCGATCGAGTAAGAGAGGAATTTGCAGCAGGTGCGGGAAAGGGAACAGATTGAAGGAGAGAGAATGGTGTTTGGTGTGCGACGCCAAGTACTGCAGTAATTGCCTTCTGAAGGCGATGGGGTCGATGCCGGAGGGGAGGAAATGTGTGAGCTGCATTGGGCAGCCGATAGACGAGTCGAAAAGGTCGAGCTTGGGCAAGTGTTCGAGGATTCTGTCGAGGGTTTGCAGCCCTTTGGAGATTGGGCAGATAATGAGGGCCGAGAAGGAGTGCCCCGCCAATCAGCTCCGGCCGGAGCAGTTGGTTGTGAATGGGAGGCAGCTGAGGGAAGAAGAACTAGCTGAGATTTTGGGATGTGAATTGCCTCCTCAGAAGTTGAAGCCGGGGAGGTATTGGTACGATAAGGATTCTGGTCTTTGGGGAAAG GAAGGTGAGAAGCCGGGTAGGATCATTAGCTCGAAACTCAATGTTGGGGGTAAGCTTAGGTCCGATGCTAGCAATGGGAACACCAAAGTGTTCATGAATGGTCGAGAGATCACAAAGATTGAGCGTAGGATGTTGAAG CTGGCCAACGTGCAGTGCCCTCCGGATACTCATTTCTGGGTGTATGATGACGGCTCTTATGAGGAGGAAGGTCAAAATAACATTAAAGGGAATATATGGGGAAAG GCATCCACTCGTTTCATTTGTTCATTATTCTCATTGCCCGTACCATCTGGTAATCAAAGTGGGGCAAAAGAAGATCCTACGACACCTTCAAGCAGGTCAGTCCCCGAATACTTGGAACAGGGAAGAGTTCAGAAACTTCTGTTATTTGGCTTGGAGGGATCTGGAACTAGCACAATCTTCAAGCAG GCTAAGTTATTATATGGGAACAAGTTCACTTCCGAAGAGCTACAAAACATCAGACTCATGATTCAAAGCAATATGTATAAGTATCTAAGTATATTACTTGAGGGCCGAGAACGTTTTGAAGAGGAGGCATTGACAGAGAATAGGATATCTTTGTCAGCTGCTCATGATTCCCCTTCAG TTGATGAAAGTGAGCAATGCATCTATGCAATCAACCAAAGGTTCAAGCACTTTTCTGACTGGTTACTGGATATCATGGCAACCGGAGACTTGGATGCATTCTTTCCTGCTGCCACACGTGAGTATGCTCCTATTGTGTATGAAGTGTGGAGAGATCCTGCCATCCAGGAAACATACAAAAGGAGGGAGGAATTACACTGTTTTCCTGAAGTTGCCAAATATTTCTTAGATAGG GCTATAGAAATATCAAGTAACGAGTATGAGCCTTCTGAGAAGGACATTTTATATGCTGAGGGTGTTACTCAGAGCAATGGACTTGCCTCTATGGAATTTTCATTTGATGACAGAAGTGCCATGTCTGAGCTATACAATGAAACTTATGAATACCCCCTTGCCTTGACTAA GTATCAACTAATTCGCATCAATTCCAAGGGACTGAGTGAAGGTTTCAAATGGCTCGAAATGTTTGAAGACATGAGGGCAGTGATATTTTGTGTTGCGTTGAGTGACTATGATCAAATGTGGGCCGACGGCAATGGTCTTCTTCATAATAAAATGCTGGCAAGCAGAGATTTGTTTGAGAGTTTGGTACGGCACCCTTGTTTCAGAGACACCGCATTTGTGCTCTTTCTTAACAAATATGATGCCTTTGAAGGCAAGATAAACCAGGTTCCATTGTCTGCCTGCGAGTGGCTAAGGGACTTCAGTCCTGTTAAGCCCCATGGTAATAATCAGTCTATGGCACAGCAAGCATATTATTATGTGGCGGTGAAATTCAAAGAGCTCTATTCATCCATAACTGGCGAAAAGTTGTTTGTGGCACAGACCCGAGCTTGGGAGGGTGCCTcagttgacgaggcattcaagTACGTGAGGGAGGTCCTTAAGTGGGATGAAGAAAAGAATGACAATTTCTTTGCAATAAACGGGGACGACTCATTTTACAGCACAGAGATGAGTTCTCCTCCTGTCAGGCAGGAATAG
- the LOC103438257 gene encoding extra-large guanine nucleotide-binding protein 3-like isoform X1, which yields MASEPEDEKSWEGLLRKMLPAGAPLPDEEHLDYSIAIEYEGPPLPYDLPEVDPVNIDSLNLHSSSVAAGSVEAPSSIPVASPVGQKVSRFNRARNGGVVKETSRTVSFPTPRTQPELRNSREGSEFEGAEEGFISELPVQDSNLEQKPIGGATGGKRAAVVTFNEPRDLENEDDPENDNDGGRSSSPQSSAATEQVGSPVAWASSPGRRSSKRGICSRCGKGNRLKEREWCLVCDAKYCSNCLLKAMGSMPEGRKCVSCIGQPIDESKRSSLGKCSRILSRVCSPLEIGQIMRAEKECPANQLRPEQLVVNGRQLREEELAEILGCELPPQKLKPGRYWYDKDSGLWGKEGEKPGRIISSKLNVGGKLRSDASNGNTKVFMNGREITKIERRMLKLANVQCPPDTHFWVYDDGSYEEEGQNNIKGNIWGKASTRFICSLFSLPVPSGNQSGAKEDPTTPSSRSVPEYLEQGRVQKLLLFGLEGSGTSTIFKQAKLLYGNKFTSEELQNIRLMIQSNMYKYLSILLEGRERFEEEALTENRISLSAAHDSPSVVDESEQCIYAINQRFKHFSDWLLDIMATGDLDAFFPAATREYAPIVYEVWRDPAIQETYKRREELHCFPEVAKYFLDRAIEISSNEYEPSEKDILYAEGVTQSNGLASMEFSFDDRSAMSELYNETYEYPLALTKYQLIRINSKGLSEGFKWLEMFEDMRAVIFCVALSDYDQMWADGNGLLHNKMLASRDLFESLVRHPCFRDTAFVLFLNKYDAFEGKINQVPLSACEWLRDFSPVKPHGNNQSMAQQAYYYVAVKFKELYSSITGEKLFVAQTRAWEGASVDEAFKYVREVLKWDEEKNDNFFAINGDDSFYSTEMSSPPVRQE from the exons ATGGCTTCCGAACCGGAGGACGAGAAGAGCTGGGAGGGCCTCCTCAGAAAGATGCTGCCTGCCGGCGCACCATTGCCCGACGAAGAGCACCTCGATTACTCCATCGCCATCGAGTACGAAGGTCCCCCGCTGCCCTACGACCTCCCTGAGGTTGATCCCGTTAACATCGACTCTCTCAATCTTCACTCTTCTTCCGTGGCCGCCGGTTCGGTTGAAGCCCCGTCTTCGATTCCGGTGGCTTCCCCGGTTGGTCAGAAGGTCTCGCGGTTCAATCGGGCGAGGAACGGCGGCGTTGTGAAGGAGACAAGTAGAACGGTGTCGTTTCCGACTCCGAGGACGCAACCGGAGCTGCGGAACAGCAGGGAAGGATCGGAATTTGAAGGAGCGGAGGAAGGTTTCATCTCTGAGTTGCCGGTTCAAGACTCGAACTTGGAGCAAAAACCGATCGGCGGCGCCACCGGAGGAAAGAGGGCGGCTGTCGTGACTTTCAATGAACCAAGAGATTTGGAGAACGAGGACGACCCCGAAAACGATAACGACGGCGGTAGGTCGTCGTCGCCGCAATCGAGCGCCGCCACCGAACAGGTGGGGTCGCCGGTTGCATGGGCCTCTTCGCCCGGGAGGCGATCGAGTAAGAGAGGAATTTGCAGCAGGTGCGGGAAAGGGAACAGATTGAAGGAGAGAGAATGGTGTTTGGTGTGCGACGCCAAGTACTGCAGTAATTGCCTTCTGAAGGCGATGGGGTCGATGCCGGAGGGGAGGAAATGTGTGAGCTGCATTGGGCAGCCGATAGACGAGTCGAAAAGGTCGAGCTTGGGCAAGTGTTCGAGGATTCTGTCGAGGGTTTGCAGCCCTTTGGAGATTGGGCAGATAATGAGGGCCGAGAAGGAGTGCCCCGCCAATCAGCTCCGGCCGGAGCAGTTGGTTGTGAATGGGAGGCAGCTGAGGGAAGAAGAACTAGCTGAGATTTTGGGATGTGAATTGCCTCCTCAGAAGTTGAAGCCGGGGAGGTATTGGTACGATAAGGATTCTGGTCTTTGGGGAAAG GAAGGTGAGAAGCCGGGTAGGATCATTAGCTCGAAACTCAATGTTGGGGGTAAGCTTAGGTCCGATGCTAGCAATGGGAACACCAAAGTGTTCATGAATGGTCGAGAGATCACAAAGATTGAGCGTAGGATGTTGAAG CTGGCCAACGTGCAGTGCCCTCCGGATACTCATTTCTGGGTGTATGATGACGGCTCTTATGAGGAGGAAGGTCAAAATAACATTAAAGGGAATATATGGGGAAAG GCATCCACTCGTTTCATTTGTTCATTATTCTCATTGCCCGTACCATCTGGTAATCAAAGTGGGGCAAAAGAAGATCCTACGACACCTTCAAGCAGGTCAGTCCCCGAATACTTGGAACAGGGAAGAGTTCAGAAACTTCTGTTATTTGGCTTGGAGGGATCTGGAACTAGCACAATCTTCAAGCAG GCTAAGTTATTATATGGGAACAAGTTCACTTCCGAAGAGCTACAAAACATCAGACTCATGATTCAAAGCAATATGTATAAGTATCTAAGTATATTACTTGAGGGCCGAGAACGTTTTGAAGAGGAGGCATTGACAGAGAATAGGATATCTTTGTCAGCTGCTCATGATTCCCCTTCAG TAGTTGATGAAAGTGAGCAATGCATCTATGCAATCAACCAAAGGTTCAAGCACTTTTCTGACTGGTTACTGGATATCATGGCAACCGGAGACTTGGATGCATTCTTTCCTGCTGCCACACGTGAGTATGCTCCTATTGTGTATGAAGTGTGGAGAGATCCTGCCATCCAGGAAACATACAAAAGGAGGGAGGAATTACACTGTTTTCCTGAAGTTGCCAAATATTTCTTAGATAGG GCTATAGAAATATCAAGTAACGAGTATGAGCCTTCTGAGAAGGACATTTTATATGCTGAGGGTGTTACTCAGAGCAATGGACTTGCCTCTATGGAATTTTCATTTGATGACAGAAGTGCCATGTCTGAGCTATACAATGAAACTTATGAATACCCCCTTGCCTTGACTAA GTATCAACTAATTCGCATCAATTCCAAGGGACTGAGTGAAGGTTTCAAATGGCTCGAAATGTTTGAAGACATGAGGGCAGTGATATTTTGTGTTGCGTTGAGTGACTATGATCAAATGTGGGCCGACGGCAATGGTCTTCTTCATAATAAAATGCTGGCAAGCAGAGATTTGTTTGAGAGTTTGGTACGGCACCCTTGTTTCAGAGACACCGCATTTGTGCTCTTTCTTAACAAATATGATGCCTTTGAAGGCAAGATAAACCAGGTTCCATTGTCTGCCTGCGAGTGGCTAAGGGACTTCAGTCCTGTTAAGCCCCATGGTAATAATCAGTCTATGGCACAGCAAGCATATTATTATGTGGCGGTGAAATTCAAAGAGCTCTATTCATCCATAACTGGCGAAAAGTTGTTTGTGGCACAGACCCGAGCTTGGGAGGGTGCCTcagttgacgaggcattcaagTACGTGAGGGAGGTCCTTAAGTGGGATGAAGAAAAGAATGACAATTTCTTTGCAATAAACGGGGACGACTCATTTTACAGCACAGAGATGAGTTCTCCTCCTGTCAGGCAGGAATAG